A region of Deinococcus rubellus DNA encodes the following proteins:
- the rplL gene encoding 50S ribosomal protein L7/L12 gives MAFNKEQFLDDLSNITLLELADLIDAIKEKFNVTAAVAVAGPAAAGPVAEEKTEFDVVLIDAGASKINVIKEIRAITGLGLKEAKDLSEKGGALKEGINKDEAEKLKAQLEAAGAKVELK, from the coding sequence ATGGCGTTTAACAAAGAGCAGTTTCTCGACGATCTGTCCAACATCACCCTCCTCGAACTGGCCGACCTGATCGACGCCATCAAGGAGAAGTTCAACGTGACCGCCGCCGTCGCCGTGGCTGGCCCCGCCGCCGCTGGACCTGTGGCCGAAGAGAAGACCGAGTTCGACGTGGTGCTGATCGACGCCGGAGCTTCCAAGATCAACGTGATTAAGGAAATCCGCGCCATCACTGGCCTGGGCCTCAAGGAAGCCAAGGACCTCAGCGAGAAGGGCGGCGCGCTCAAGGAAGGCATCAACAAGGACGAGGCCGAGAAGCTCAAGGCCCAGCTCGAAGCCGCTGGCGCGAAAGTCGAACTGAAGTAA
- a CDS encoding carbohydrate kinase family protein translates to MTFSSSERPLPLIVSAGEALTDLVTAGGNQWTAHPGGAAWNVARACARLGLPSAFAGAVGQDNFGDDLVRASVEAGLDPRFLQRFPAPTLLAVVYSANPPAYRFLGENSADLLFDPGHLPSGWLSAARWLHMGGISLVRWPLADTLLGLIENARAAGTKISFDPNARIVHRNPAYLPVFEAVVKRSDLIKFSDEDLAFFFAGQSEDDALRHLRGLNPHAPIIVTRGALGASLYHSAGRVDLPTVPVTVADTVGAGDALCAGLLVSATQRPQALWTEHLQMGLRAAAVACAHPGAYAPTPEDIAALG, encoded by the coding sequence ATGACTTTCTCCTCCTCCGAACGTCCCTTGCCTCTGATCGTCAGCGCGGGCGAGGCCCTCACCGACCTCGTGACCGCTGGCGGCAACCAGTGGACCGCCCACCCCGGTGGCGCGGCCTGGAACGTGGCCCGCGCCTGCGCCCGCCTGGGCCTGCCGAGCGCCTTTGCGGGCGCGGTGGGTCAGGACAACTTCGGTGACGATCTGGTGCGGGCCTCGGTGGAGGCGGGCCTCGATCCGCGCTTCTTGCAACGCTTCCCGGCCCCCACCCTTCTGGCGGTGGTGTACTCGGCCAACCCGCCCGCCTACCGCTTTCTGGGCGAGAACAGCGCCGACCTGCTGTTCGACCCCGGTCACCTGCCGAGCGGCTGGCTCAGCGCGGCCCGCTGGCTCCACATGGGCGGCATCAGTCTGGTGCGCTGGCCGCTGGCCGACACCCTGCTGGGGCTGATCGAGAACGCCCGTGCAGCGGGCACCAAGATCAGCTTCGACCCCAACGCCCGCATCGTCCACCGCAACCCCGCCTATTTGCCTGTGTTCGAGGCGGTGGTCAAGCGCTCGGATCTGATCAAATTCAGCGACGAGGACCTGGCCTTCTTCTTCGCTGGACAGTCCGAGGACGACGCGCTGCGCCACCTGCGCGGCCTCAATCCGCACGCGCCAATCATCGTGACGCGTGGAGCGCTGGGCGCGAGCCTGTACCATTCGGCGGGCCGGGTCGATTTGCCCACGGTGCCGGTCACGGTGGCCGACACGGTGGGGGCGGGCGACGCCCTGTGTGCCGGGCTGCTGGTCAGTGCCACCCAGCGCCCCCAGGCCCTCTGGACCGAGCACCTCCAGATGGGCCTTAGGGCAGCGGCGGTGGCCTGCGCGCATCCTGGAGCCTACGCCCCGACGCCCGAGGATATCGCGGCACTGGGCTGA